A portion of the Sulfuricurvum kujiense DSM 16994 genome contains these proteins:
- the fliQ gene encoding flagellar biosynthesis protein FliQ, which translates to MVQSELIGLGIETFKIALILSLPALLVGMFLGLAVSIFQATTQINEMTLSFIPKIIGIVVVIILTMPWMMNEMQDFTIRMFNLIPTFMQ; encoded by the coding sequence ATGGTTCAATCGGAATTGATCGGCTTAGGGATCGAAACGTTTAAAATCGCCCTCATTTTGTCCCTGCCGGCATTATTAGTCGGGATGTTTTTGGGTCTTGCGGTGAGTATTTTTCAAGCGACTACCCAAATCAATGAGATGACCCTCAGCTTTATCCCGAAAATCATCGGGATTGTTGTCGTCATTATCCTCACGATGCCGTGGATGATGAATGAGATGCAGGATTTTACGATCCGCATGTTTAATCTGATCCCTACCTTTATGCAGTAA
- a CDS encoding UDP-N-acetylmuramate dehydrogenase: MLNTKTIDFSKFSSIRIGPIVEVALIENDVVPEGHMIVGSANNVLISPTPPPLMILSKEYDFIRLEDDGLHIGAATPGGRVVSFCKKNDIAHFEYLSKLPGTLGGMLKMNAGLKEYEIFNHLIAIRTMSGWKQKNEIEFGYRKTSIHEVVFEAVFEVHPGYSNERYEMFSQMRSNQPNDPSAGSCFKNPPGDYAGRLIEAVGLKGVRQGSMAFSEVHANFLVNTGGGTYSDALTLIHEAQKRIKEQFDIDLQCEIVLIDQKI; this comes from the coding sequence TTGCTAAACACCAAAACTATCGATTTTTCCAAATTCAGCTCCATTCGAATCGGCCCCATCGTCGAGGTAGCGCTCATCGAAAACGATGTTGTCCCCGAGGGGCATATGATCGTCGGTTCCGCTAACAACGTCCTCATCTCTCCCACTCCGCCGCCGCTGATGATCCTCTCCAAAGAGTACGATTTTATCCGCCTTGAAGACGACGGGCTCCATATCGGTGCGGCAACCCCCGGAGGACGGGTCGTCTCTTTCTGCAAAAAGAACGACATCGCCCATTTCGAATACCTCTCCAAACTCCCCGGAACACTCGGCGGAATGCTGAAGATGAATGCGGGACTGAAAGAGTATGAAATCTTTAACCATCTGATCGCCATCCGCACGATGAGCGGCTGGAAGCAAAAAAACGAAATCGAATTCGGCTACCGAAAAACCTCCATTCATGAAGTCGTTTTTGAAGCAGTATTCGAAGTGCACCCAGGCTACTCAAACGAACGGTATGAGATGTTTTCTCAGATGCGTTCCAATCAGCCCAATGACCCGAGCGCGGGAAGCTGTTTTAAAAATCCTCCGGGGGATTATGCCGGGCGACTGATCGAAGCGGTCGGGTTAAAAGGGGTACGCCAGGGCTCCATGGCATTTAGCGAAGTGCATGCCAATTTTCTCGTCAACACGGGAGGTGGAACCTACAGCGATGCGCTGACCCTCATACATGAGGCACAAAAGCGGATAAAAGAGCAGTTTGACATCGATCTTCAATGCGAAATAGTACTGATTGATCAAAAAATATGA